The following are from one region of the Hymenobacter sp. YIM 151858-1 genome:
- a CDS encoding alpha-amylase — MSSCNKDATQAVQPRVAAASSSNSAVAVNGVMMQGFYWDVPRTTPAGTWWQNLGSKAAELKAAGITAIWLPPAYKGGSATDVGYGVYDRYDLGEFNQKGTVATRYGTISQLQSAISSLKGQGIQVYEDIVMNHLTWADAQETVNGNLVYTRFNYPGRGSTYSSYRWSSANFTGTQQAPNNGWYQWKSWDFQPYANNDAYDNLLGSEIQYNGNPANQTETINWGNWLTTKLQLDGYRLDATKHIYTPYVNQWLDAVKGTSGRFAVSEAWFRNLQELRNYAAATGGRTSLFDVPLHYTFQDMSNGNGAWDMRGLQFAGFTESNPTLSVSFVDNHDTDHQGGALYSPVVNLKMLAYAYILTRANGYPCVYYRDYYEYGLGPQIKQLIDIRRANGYGAGAEYTSANDADVYAYSRAGDGTRPGLLLLLNDGSTARTKTLTTPFKNATLTDKTGNRTGTVTTDANGTGNFPVNARSYSVWVPGSGSTTPPPPSTTTTAVTFQVNYSNTVSGQDVYVIGSTAQLGSWNTANAIKLSGAAWPTWRGTINLTSGTAVQYKYIRKDGAGNVLWEGGSNRAFTPTGTSVTRTDTWQ, encoded by the coding sequence TTGTCTTCCTGCAACAAAGACGCTACCCAAGCGGTACAGCCCCGGGTAGCCGCAGCATCCAGCTCCAACTCGGCCGTAGCCGTGAACGGGGTAATGATGCAGGGTTTTTACTGGGATGTGCCCCGCACCACACCCGCGGGCACTTGGTGGCAAAACCTGGGCAGCAAAGCCGCCGAGCTGAAGGCTGCCGGCATTACGGCCATTTGGCTGCCGCCAGCCTATAAAGGCGGCAGCGCCACCGACGTTGGCTACGGCGTGTACGACCGCTACGACCTAGGCGAGTTCAACCAGAAGGGCACGGTGGCCACGCGCTACGGCACCATCAGCCAGCTGCAGTCGGCTATTTCCTCGCTCAAAGGCCAGGGCATTCAGGTATACGAGGACATCGTGATGAACCACCTGACCTGGGCCGATGCGCAGGAAACCGTGAACGGCAACCTGGTGTACACCCGGTTTAACTACCCCGGCCGCGGCAGCACCTACAGCAGCTACCGCTGGAGCTCCGCCAACTTTACGGGCACGCAGCAGGCACCCAACAACGGCTGGTACCAGTGGAAAAGCTGGGACTTTCAGCCCTACGCCAACAACGACGCATACGACAACCTGCTGGGCTCGGAAATTCAGTACAACGGCAACCCGGCCAACCAAACCGAAACCATTAACTGGGGCAACTGGCTGACCACCAAGCTGCAGCTCGACGGCTACCGCCTCGATGCCACCAAGCACATTTACACGCCCTACGTAAACCAGTGGCTGGATGCGGTGAAGGGCACGAGCGGCCGCTTTGCCGTGAGTGAGGCCTGGTTCCGGAACCTGCAGGAGCTGCGCAACTACGCCGCCGCTACCGGCGGGCGCACCAGCCTCTTCGACGTGCCGCTGCACTACACCTTCCAGGACATGAGCAACGGCAACGGCGCCTGGGATATGCGCGGGCTGCAGTTTGCGGGCTTTACCGAGTCGAACCCCACGCTGTCGGTATCGTTTGTCGACAACCACGACACCGACCACCAGGGCGGCGCCCTGTACTCGCCCGTGGTGAACCTGAAGATGCTGGCCTATGCCTACATCCTGACGCGCGCCAACGGCTACCCCTGCGTGTACTACCGCGACTACTACGAGTACGGCCTGGGTCCGCAAATCAAGCAGCTGATTGACATTCGGCGGGCCAACGGCTACGGTGCCGGCGCCGAGTACACCAGCGCCAACGACGCCGACGTGTACGCCTACTCGCGCGCCGGCGACGGCACCCGCCCCGGCTTGCTGCTGCTGCTGAACGACGGCTCCACGGCCCGCACCAAAACCCTGACCACGCCCTTCAAGAACGCTACCCTTACGGACAAAACCGGCAACCGCACCGGCACCGTTACCACCGATGCCAACGGTACCGGCAACTTCCCGGTAAATGCGCGCAGCTACTCGGTATGGGTGCCCGGCAGCGGCAGCACCACGCCCCCGCCGCCCAGCACCACCACCACGGCCGTAACGTTTCAGGTGAACTACAGCAACACCGTGAGCGGGCAGGATGTGTACGTAATCGGCAGCACGGCGCAGCTGGGCAGCTGGAATACGGCCAACGCCATTAAGCTGAGCGGCGCCGCCTGGCCCACGTGGCGCGGCACCATCAACCTGACCAGCGGCACGGCCGTGCAGTACAAATACATTCGCAAGGACGGCGCTGGCAACGTGCTGTGGGAAGGCGGCTCCAACCGCGCCTTTACCCCCACCGGCACCAGCGTAACCCGCACCGATACCTGGCAGTAA
- a CDS encoding DUF3109 family protein: MIVIQNTIVSDDVRDQFFVCNLERCKGACCVEGDLGAPLEEEELRILEQEYDKIKPFLTLGGRYAIEQQGLYIKDWEGDYSTTTIDNRECAYALYDERGILKCGIEQAYLAGATTFKKPISCHLYPIRISKYDEFEALNYERWEICNPACAFGAQLGVPVYKFLKEPLIRKYGEGWYQELVQEIEQPKAAGPQA, encoded by the coding sequence ATGATTGTCATCCAGAATACCATCGTTTCCGACGATGTCCGCGACCAGTTCTTCGTGTGCAACCTCGAGCGCTGCAAAGGCGCCTGCTGCGTGGAGGGCGACCTAGGCGCTCCGCTCGAAGAAGAGGAGCTGCGCATTCTGGAGCAGGAGTACGACAAGATCAAGCCTTTCCTGACCCTAGGTGGCCGCTATGCCATTGAGCAACAGGGGCTCTACATCAAAGACTGGGAAGGCGACTACAGCACCACCACCATTGATAACCGGGAGTGCGCTTACGCGCTGTACGACGAGCGCGGCATTCTGAAGTGCGGCATCGAGCAGGCGTACCTGGCCGGTGCCACCACCTTCAAAAAGCCCATCAGCTGCCACCTGTATCCCATCCGCATCAGCAAGTACGACGAGTTTGAGGCGCTGAATTATGAACGCTGGGAAATCTGCAACCCGGCCTGTGCCTTCGGGGCGCAGCTGGGTGTGCCGGTGTATAAATTCCTGAAGGAGCCACTCATCCGCAAATACGGCGAGGGGTGGTACCAGGAGCTGGTGCAGGAAATCGAGCAGCCCAAAGCCGCCGGGCCGCAGGCCTAG
- a CDS encoding ATP-dependent helicase, translating to MDYLNLLNESQRGAVLHTEGPAMIIAGAGSGKTRVLTYRIAHLLEKGVDPFNILALTFTNKAAREMRARIEKVVGPEAKNLWMGTFHSIFARILRSEADKLGYPRHFTIYDTQDTKTLVSQIVKELDLDDKLYKPSTVLGRISAAKNKLISVQQYLNDPVIRQDDEAAMRPKIGVIYQQYQQRCFKAGAMDFDDLLYQTNVLFKDHPDALNKYQNIFHYVMVDEYQDTNYSQYLITRKLSAKNRNICVVGDDAQSIYAFRGADIQNILNFEKDYPELAIFKLEQNYRSTKNIVKAANSVIKNNQAQLRKSVFSDNEEGPRIEVIRAASDNEEGKLVANGIYEDKMNHHLSYEDFAILYRTNAQSRAMEEALRKLNIKYKIVGGLSFYQRKEIKDLVAYLRLTVNPNDEQALRRVINYPKRGIGDTTISKLINAADEANETLWDVVANAEKFLPARVSNPVVGFAEQIKSYAVVAAKDDAFEAAKFIAKNSGMIEDLYADKSIEGLSRYENIQELLNGIKEYVDDPEREDKSLASFLQDIALVTDTDLKDAKDDGESVTLMTIHSAKGLEFRNVYIVGMEENLFPSQMMITSRADLEEERRLFYVAITRAEKKLTLSYATSRYQWGNLRSCEKSRFIDEIDPSYVDFKYGTEESPFAPVLERRSNLVGAQKIKPAAAPVKPYVPSADFKPSDTSNLAAGNKVEHPKFGFGTVSKVETQAGQTKATIQFEGGVGEKTLLLSFAKLRIL from the coding sequence CTGGATTATCTGAACTTACTGAACGAGTCGCAGCGCGGCGCGGTGTTGCACACCGAAGGCCCGGCGATGATTATTGCGGGTGCGGGTTCGGGCAAAACGCGGGTACTTACTTACCGCATTGCTCACTTGCTGGAGAAGGGTGTCGACCCGTTCAACATCCTGGCCCTTACGTTTACCAACAAGGCCGCTCGCGAAATGCGGGCCCGTATTGAGAAGGTTGTTGGCCCCGAGGCGAAGAACCTTTGGATGGGCACCTTCCACAGCATCTTTGCGCGTATTCTGCGTTCGGAAGCCGATAAGCTGGGCTACCCGCGCCACTTCACTATTTACGATACGCAGGACACCAAAACCCTCGTTTCGCAGATCGTGAAGGAGCTCGATCTTGACGACAAGCTCTATAAGCCGAGTACCGTCTTGGGTAGGATTTCGGCGGCCAAGAACAAGCTTATTTCGGTGCAGCAGTACCTGAATGACCCCGTAATCCGGCAGGACGACGAGGCCGCCATGCGCCCCAAGATTGGGGTAATTTACCAGCAGTACCAGCAGCGCTGCTTTAAGGCCGGCGCCATGGACTTCGACGACCTGCTGTACCAAACCAACGTGCTGTTCAAGGACCACCCCGATGCCCTGAACAAGTACCAGAATATATTCCACTACGTGATGGTGGACGAGTACCAGGATACCAACTACTCGCAGTACCTCATCACGCGGAAGCTCTCGGCCAAGAACCGCAACATCTGCGTGGTGGGCGACGACGCGCAAAGCATTTACGCCTTCCGCGGCGCCGATATTCAGAACATTCTCAACTTCGAGAAGGACTACCCCGAGCTGGCCATCTTCAAGCTGGAGCAGAACTACCGCTCCACCAAGAACATCGTAAAGGCGGCCAACTCGGTAATCAAGAACAACCAGGCGCAGCTGCGCAAAAGCGTTTTCTCCGACAACGAGGAAGGCCCGCGCATCGAGGTGATTCGGGCGGCTTCGGACAACGAAGAAGGCAAGCTGGTGGCCAACGGCATCTACGAGGACAAGATGAACCACCATCTGTCCTACGAAGACTTTGCCATCCTGTACCGCACCAACGCCCAGAGCCGCGCCATGGAAGAAGCCCTGCGCAAGCTCAACATCAAGTACAAGATTGTGGGCGGCCTGAGCTTTTACCAGCGCAAGGAAATCAAGGACCTCGTAGCCTACCTGCGCCTCACCGTAAACCCCAACGACGAGCAGGCCTTGCGCCGCGTAATCAACTACCCCAAGCGCGGCATCGGCGACACCACCATCAGCAAGCTGATTAACGCGGCTGACGAGGCGAACGAAACGCTGTGGGACGTGGTGGCCAACGCCGAGAAGTTCTTGCCGGCGCGCGTGTCGAATCCCGTGGTGGGCTTTGCCGAGCAGATTAAGAGCTACGCCGTGGTGGCCGCTAAAGACGACGCCTTCGAAGCTGCCAAGTTCATTGCCAAAAACTCCGGCATGATCGAGGACCTGTATGCCGATAAGAGCATCGAGGGCCTTTCGCGCTACGAGAACATTCAGGAACTGCTGAACGGTATCAAGGAGTACGTCGACGACCCCGAACGCGAGGACAAGTCGTTGGCTTCGTTCCTGCAGGACATTGCCCTGGTAACCGATACCGACCTGAAGGATGCCAAAGACGACGGCGAGTCGGTTACGCTGATGACCATTCACTCGGCTAAAGGTCTGGAGTTCCGCAACGTGTATATCGTGGGCATGGAGGAAAACCTCTTCCCGTCCCAAATGATGATTACGTCGCGGGCCGACCTGGAGGAAGAGCGCCGCCTGTTTTACGTGGCTATTACGCGCGCCGAGAAGAAGTTAACCCTAAGCTACGCCACCTCGCGCTACCAGTGGGGCAACCTGCGCAGCTGCGAGAAAAGCCGTTTCATCGACGAAATCGACCCCTCGTACGTCGACTTTAAGTACGGCACCGAGGAAAGCCCCTTTGCTCCGGTGCTGGAGCGCCGCTCCAACCTGGTAGGTGCCCAGAAGATCAAGCCCGCTGCCGCTCCGGTGAAGCCCTACGTGCCCTCGGCCGACTTTAAGCCTTCGGACACGAGCAACCTGGCCGCGGGCAATAAAGTAGAGCACCCCAAGTTTGGCTTTGGCACCGTTTCGAAGGTGGAAACCCAAGCCGGCCAGACCAAAGCCACCATTCAGTTTGAGGGGGGCGTGGGCGAGAAGACGTTGTTGCTGAGCTTCGCTAAGCTGCGGATTCTGTAA
- a CDS encoding DUF4290 domain-containing protein — MTETLPPQLQLLVREYGHNTYQLAQTLLTLEDRAERTKRAQQVVQLMFRLNPGVREQQDYQHKLWNHLYAMTGNQLDVDAPFPLTGLDQFNQKPKPLAYPSKAPKLRPYGKNVEELIAKATEIEDATEREQAALSVGRVMKFLYRMHSKDVPKDVTILKHLKDLSGGKLVLDINQLETLGGLDTIAGAAPAGAGRGGAFVVQQPRAERGDREQRRGGGKNDRRDKRRGKKGGRDQQQPPQ; from the coding sequence ATGACTGAAACCCTCCCTCCGCAGCTCCAGCTGCTGGTGCGCGAATACGGCCATAACACCTACCAGCTGGCCCAAACGCTGCTCACGCTGGAAGACCGCGCCGAGCGCACGAAGCGTGCCCAGCAGGTAGTGCAGCTGATGTTTCGCCTGAACCCGGGCGTGCGCGAGCAGCAGGACTACCAGCACAAGCTCTGGAACCACCTCTACGCCATGACCGGCAACCAGCTGGACGTGGACGCGCCTTTCCCGCTGACTGGCCTCGATCAGTTTAACCAGAAACCCAAGCCCCTTGCCTACCCCAGCAAGGCGCCCAAGCTGCGCCCCTACGGCAAAAACGTAGAGGAGCTTATTGCCAAGGCCACCGAGATTGAGGATGCCACCGAGCGCGAGCAGGCAGCCCTTTCCGTTGGCCGGGTGATGAAGTTCTTATACCGCATGCACAGCAAGGATGTGCCGAAGGATGTAACCATTCTGAAGCACCTGAAAGACCTTTCGGGTGGCAAGCTGGTACTCGATATCAACCAGCTTGAAACCTTAGGTGGCCTCGATACCATCGCCGGCGCTGCCCCTGCCGGGGCCGGGCGTGGCGGCGCCTTTGTGGTGCAACAACCACGGGCCGAGCGTGGCGACCGTGAACAGCGCCGCGGCGGTGGTAAAAACGACCGCCGCGACAAGCGCCGGGGCAAAAAAGGAGGACGCGACCAGCAACAACCGCCGCAATAG
- the murA gene encoding UDP-N-acetylglucosamine 1-carboxyvinyltransferase, with protein MSAAFEVIGGQPLRGEIVPQGAKNEALQIICAVLLTSEPVTISNIPDIRDVNKLIELLADMGVKVERLGADTYRFQADDVNIDYLDTPAFVKQARELRGSVMILGPMLARFGKCQLPKPGGDKIGRRPLDTHFVGLQKLGGELKVEGTDFYKISTPGKLHGAHMLLDEASVTGTANIVMGAVLAEGTTTIYNAACEPYLQQLCKMMVRMGANIQGIGSNLLTIEGVERLGGTEHRMLPDMIEIGSFIGLAAMTGSEITIKDCQIPELGLIPDTFRKLGIKLEYRGDDIFVPAQDRYEIATYLDGSILTISDHTWPGFTPDLLSIALVVATQAKGTVLIHQKMFESRLFFVDKLIDMGAQITLCDPHRAIVIGLDKRHALRGITMTSPDIRAGVALLIAALSAEGKSTILNVEQIDRGYQNIDGRLQALGAQIKRV; from the coding sequence ATGTCAGCAGCTTTTGAAGTAATCGGCGGGCAACCGCTACGCGGCGAAATCGTGCCGCAAGGAGCCAAAAACGAGGCTCTGCAAATTATTTGTGCCGTGCTCCTGACCTCGGAGCCGGTTACCATTTCCAACATCCCGGACATTCGCGACGTCAACAAGCTCATAGAGCTGCTGGCCGACATGGGCGTGAAGGTGGAGCGCCTGGGTGCCGATACCTACCGCTTTCAGGCCGACGACGTGAACATCGACTACCTCGACACGCCGGCGTTTGTGAAGCAGGCGCGCGAGCTGCGCGGCTCGGTCATGATTTTGGGCCCCATGCTGGCTCGCTTCGGCAAGTGCCAGCTGCCCAAGCCCGGCGGCGACAAAATCGGCCGTCGTCCGCTCGATACCCACTTTGTAGGCCTGCAAAAGCTGGGCGGCGAGCTAAAGGTAGAGGGCACCGATTTCTACAAGATTTCGACTCCGGGCAAGCTGCACGGCGCCCACATGCTGCTCGATGAGGCCTCCGTTACCGGCACAGCCAACATTGTGATGGGCGCGGTACTGGCCGAAGGCACTACCACCATTTACAACGCCGCCTGCGAGCCTTACTTGCAGCAGTTGTGCAAAATGATGGTGCGCATGGGTGCCAACATTCAGGGCATCGGTTCGAATCTGCTTACCATCGAAGGCGTGGAGCGCCTCGGTGGCACCGAGCACCGCATGCTGCCCGACATGATCGAGATTGGCTCGTTTATCGGCCTGGCGGCCATGACGGGTTCGGAAATCACCATTAAAGACTGCCAGATTCCGGAGCTCGGCCTCATCCCCGATACCTTCCGCAAGCTGGGTATCAAGCTGGAGTACCGCGGCGACGACATCTTTGTGCCGGCCCAGGACCGCTACGAAATTGCCACGTACCTCGACGGCTCCATTCTTACCATCTCCGACCACACTTGGCCCGGCTTCACGCCCGATTTGCTGAGTATTGCGCTGGTGGTAGCTACCCAGGCCAAAGGCACCGTGCTCATTCACCAGAAGATGTTTGAGTCGCGTCTGTTCTTCGTGGACAAGCTCATCGACATGGGCGCGCAAATCACCCTCTGCGACCCGCACCGTGCCATCGTTATCGGCCTTGACAAGCGCCACGCCCTGCGCGGCATTACCATGACCTCGCCCGATATTCGCGCTGGTGTGGCTCTGCTGATTGCCGCGCTGTCGGCTGAGGGCAAGAGCACCATCCTGAACGTAGAGCAAATCGACCGCGGCTACCAGAACATCGACGGCCGCCTGCAAGCCCTAGGTGCGCAAATCAAGCGCGTATAA
- a CDS encoding phage holin family protein — MGNFFSTKQLLIMGFILKFILSGIIAYVLTKVLPGAHLGSFVDALLLVVVLGLLNAIVKPILKFIGFPITILTLGLFLLVINAIILLLADWILPGFKVDGFISALIFSFVLTIVTAIVDMIID; from the coding sequence ATGGGCAATTTCTTTTCCACCAAACAGCTGCTCATCATGGGCTTCATCCTGAAATTTATTCTTAGCGGCATCATCGCCTACGTGCTTACCAAAGTGTTGCCGGGGGCTCACCTAGGAAGCTTTGTAGATGCGTTGTTGTTGGTAGTAGTGCTGGGCTTGCTGAACGCGATTGTCAAGCCGATTCTCAAGTTCATCGGTTTTCCCATCACCATCCTGACCCTAGGTCTGTTCCTGTTGGTCATCAACGCCATCATCCTGCTGCTGGCCGATTGGATCCTGCCCGGCTTCAAAGTCGATGGCTTTATTTCGGCCCTTATCTTTAGCTTCGTGCTCACCATCGTCACGGCCATTGTCGATATGATTATTGACTGA
- a CDS encoding agmatinase family protein → MHDPITLSLQQKLANFDPNAVGDTSGGLFGLPFTVDEAQVVVVPVPWEVTVSYRAGTAQGPAAIAEASSQVDLYDPDIADAWKLGLAMEAVDPEWEAESKKLRESAEDYINWLEDGQPQENAANLQVIPAKVTERGKALLQWLKEKTGRYLDAGKAVVVLGGDHSTPLGYMHALAERHEEFGILQIDAHCDLRVAYEGFQYSHASIMYNALQLPQVKKLVQVGIRDLCQQEADVIAQSGGRVVMFHHRFLRDEMYGKKSWKKQCSKIIAQLPQKVYLSFDIDGLDPKLCPGTGTPVPGGLEFEEALYLLRAVVRSGRQIIGCDLNEVAPGDTDWNGNVGARLLYQMANWMAVSQGRLTANGMDAV, encoded by the coding sequence ATGCACGACCCCATCACGCTTTCGCTGCAGCAGAAACTGGCCAACTTCGACCCGAATGCCGTTGGCGATACTTCGGGTGGCTTGTTTGGTTTGCCCTTCACCGTTGATGAGGCCCAAGTAGTTGTGGTGCCTGTGCCGTGGGAGGTGACGGTATCCTACCGCGCCGGTACGGCTCAAGGGCCCGCGGCTATTGCCGAGGCTTCTTCGCAAGTCGACCTCTACGATCCGGACATTGCCGATGCCTGGAAGCTGGGCCTGGCTATGGAAGCCGTGGACCCCGAGTGGGAAGCCGAAAGCAAAAAGCTCCGCGAAAGCGCCGAGGACTACATCAACTGGCTGGAGGATGGCCAACCGCAGGAAAACGCGGCCAACCTCCAGGTTATCCCGGCAAAGGTTACCGAGCGAGGCAAGGCGCTGCTGCAGTGGCTGAAAGAAAAAACCGGCCGGTACCTTGATGCCGGCAAAGCCGTGGTGGTACTCGGCGGCGACCACAGCACGCCCCTGGGCTACATGCACGCCCTGGCCGAGCGCCACGAAGAGTTTGGGATTCTGCAGATTGATGCGCATTGCGACCTGCGCGTAGCCTACGAAGGCTTCCAGTACTCGCATGCCTCCATCATGTACAACGCCTTGCAACTCCCGCAGGTGAAAAAACTGGTGCAAGTAGGCATTCGCGACTTGTGCCAGCAGGAAGCCGACGTGATTGCGCAATCGGGCGGGCGTGTAGTAATGTTCCACCACCGCTTTTTGCGCGACGAGATGTACGGCAAGAAGTCGTGGAAAAAGCAATGCAGCAAGATCATCGCCCAGCTGCCCCAAAAGGTGTACCTGAGCTTCGATATCGATGGACTTGACCCCAAACTGTGCCCCGGCACGGGCACGCCGGTACCCGGCGGGCTAGAGTTTGAAGAAGCGCTGTACCTGCTTCGGGCGGTGGTACGCTCCGGGCGCCAGATCATTGGCTGCGACCTGAACGAGGTTGCCCCCGGCGACACTGACTGGAACGGTAACGTGGGTGCTCGTTTGCTGTATCAGATGGCCAACTGGATGGCCGTTTCGCAAGGCCGGCTTACTGCCAACGGTATGGATGCCGTATAG
- a CDS encoding chemotaxis protein CheC, whose protein sequence is MDLHMNDLERDIIREILNIGLARAADSFAAIAQERVLLEVPSLELVRPRDILKMVNKYQAQHVVVQSDIKGDFNGTTLMFFSGQHIQRLSRVCLRQTVEETLNLSEMQESLLLEISNIITGALVTQLANILKAKIYGAPPRAPKGDLAHALDNLLLSHPQMQPLIFSVITQFSDQNSNVELPLMLFFDRATFDKILSIIRTYDLPGNGPTA, encoded by the coding sequence ATGGACCTGCACATGAACGATCTGGAACGGGACATTATCCGCGAAATCCTCAACATCGGATTGGCGCGGGCAGCCGACTCGTTTGCTGCCATTGCCCAAGAAAGGGTGTTGCTGGAAGTGCCGAGCCTCGAGCTCGTCCGTCCGCGCGATATACTCAAGATGGTGAACAAGTACCAGGCGCAACACGTCGTTGTGCAGTCGGACATCAAAGGCGACTTCAATGGTACAACCCTGATGTTCTTCTCGGGGCAGCACATTCAGCGCTTATCGCGGGTGTGTTTGCGCCAAACGGTTGAGGAAACCCTTAACCTGAGCGAGATGCAGGAATCGTTGCTGCTTGAAATCAGTAACATCATCACTGGGGCGCTGGTAACGCAACTGGCCAACATTCTGAAGGCCAAGATTTACGGCGCCCCGCCGCGGGCCCCCAAAGGCGACCTGGCGCACGCCCTTGATAACCTGCTGCTGTCGCATCCGCAGATGCAGCCGCTGATCTTCTCGGTTATCACGCAGTTCTCCGATCAGAACAGCAACGTGGAACTGCCGCTCATGCTGTTCTTCGACCGCGCCACTTTCGACAAAATTCTTTCCATTATCCGCACCTACGACCTGCCCGGCAACGGCCCAACCGCCTAG
- a CDS encoding chemotaxis protein CheA → MKSREQEYRELFMAEALEAYDAMSQHISVLEKRPDDEAALQELFRLMHNLKANARAMGYTEIGEVAHRMETIFGEIRSKERTFSGTLVPVLFAGIDALGEMIRAVGANQPLPESTDLLDNLDRVMRGEEPVLDANQVTHSDEDANRKLELSDLVYIPIKKLDHLLNLVGELIIDRDRVLTLSQEIGDIGLTSVAAHLSRLADDLQYSVMDARLVGVGTLFNKFPRVVRDVATAEQKQVELTISGQDIQIDRNILQIITDALLHLVRNAIGHGIETPEERARAGKSPMGHLTLSAQTERDDVLIRIIDDGRGIDVERVRRKAVERGQIPADVASRLSDVEVYGLMFEAGFSTAEQVTEISGRGVGLDVVKLAIDSLGGQLRVESQLGQGTTFTLVLPTSIAVKGALLFQLDGHSYALPLMHTDSVVSLRPEQLHAVGGMLLAKVQEEHIPVVKLAELLDDSDEPLQPADREALMGRQDIIITSYNGRKLGLIVDQFLRQQDIVIKPVSQPLDMIDLFGGVTLLGSGQVCLVLDVPALTRLFIARRP, encoded by the coding sequence ATGAAATCGCGCGAACAGGAATACCGGGAATTGTTTATGGCTGAAGCCCTTGAGGCTTACGATGCCATGAGCCAGCACATTTCGGTGCTGGAGAAGCGCCCCGACGACGAGGCTGCCCTGCAGGAGCTGTTTCGCCTGATGCACAATCTGAAGGCCAACGCCCGCGCCATGGGCTATACCGAGATTGGCGAGGTGGCTCACCGGATGGAGACCATCTTCGGCGAAATCCGCAGCAAGGAGCGCACTTTCTCAGGTACTTTGGTGCCGGTGCTGTTTGCGGGCATCGATGCCCTAGGTGAAATGATCCGGGCAGTAGGCGCCAACCAGCCCTTGCCCGAAAGCACGGACTTGCTGGACAACCTCGACCGGGTGATGCGCGGGGAAGAACCCGTGCTGGATGCCAACCAGGTTACGCACTCCGACGAGGATGCCAACCGTAAGCTGGAGCTTTCCGACCTGGTTTACATCCCCATCAAAAAGCTCGACCACCTGCTCAATCTGGTTGGCGAGCTGATTATTGATCGGGACCGGGTGCTGACCCTAAGCCAGGAAATCGGCGACATCGGTTTGACGAGCGTAGCCGCGCACCTCAGCCGCCTGGCCGACGACCTGCAGTATTCCGTAATGGATGCCCGGCTGGTAGGGGTGGGTACGCTGTTCAACAAGTTTCCGCGGGTAGTGCGCGACGTAGCCACCGCCGAGCAGAAGCAGGTGGAGCTGACCATCAGCGGGCAGGATATCCAGATTGACCGGAACATCCTGCAGATTATCACCGATGCGTTGCTGCACTTGGTGCGCAATGCCATCGGCCACGGCATCGAAACGCCCGAAGAGCGTGCTCGGGCTGGCAAATCGCCGATGGGACATCTCACGCTTTCGGCCCAAACGGAGCGCGACGACGTACTGATCCGGATTATCGACGATGGCCGCGGCATCGACGTGGAGCGCGTGCGGCGCAAGGCGGTGGAGCGCGGTCAAATCCCAGCCGATGTTGCCAGTCGGCTGAGCGACGTTGAAGTGTACGGCCTGATGTTCGAGGCCGGGTTTTCGACGGCGGAGCAGGTGACCGAAATTTCGGGTCGTGGCGTGGGTCTTGACGTTGTTAAGCTCGCCATCGACTCCCTAGGTGGTCAGCTGCGCGTGGAGTCGCAGCTGGGCCAAGGCACCACCTTTACGCTGGTGCTGCCCACCTCAATTGCCGTTAAAGGCGCTTTGTTGTTCCAGCTCGATGGCCACTCGTACGCTTTGCCGCTGATGCACACCGATTCGGTGGTTTCGTTGCGGCCCGAGCAGTTGCACGCGGTTGGCGGCATGTTGCTGGCCAAAGTGCAGGAAGAACACATTCCGGTGGTGAAGCTGGCCGAATTGCTCGACGATTCCGACGAGCCATTGCAACCCGCCGACCGGGAGGCCCTGATGGGCCGCCAAGACATCATTATTACCAGCTATAATGGTCGTAAGCTGGGCCTGATTGTCGACCAGTTTCTGCGTCAGCAGGACATTGTAATTAAACCCGTGAGTCAGCCGCTCGACATGATTGATTTGTTTGGTGGCGTCACACTACTCGGCAGTGGGCAGGTGTGCCTGGTACTGGATGTACCAGCCCTGACGCGCCTTTTCATAGCCCGCCGCCCATGA